One Hevea brasiliensis isolate MT/VB/25A 57/8 chromosome 5, ASM3005281v1, whole genome shotgun sequence genomic region harbors:
- the LOC110640114 gene encoding 1-acyl-sn-glycerol-3-phosphate acyltransferase 2, producing MAIPAAVVIVPVGLLFFSSGLIINLIQAICYVLIRPLSKNTYRTINRALAELLWLELVWVFDWWAGVKVQLFTDQETFCLLGKEHALLISNHKSDIDWLVGWVLAQRAGCLGSALAVMKKSSKVLPVIGWSMWFSEYLFLERSWAKDESTLKLGLQRLKDFPRPFWLALFVEGTRFTQSKLLAAQEYAASAGLPIPRNTLIPRTKGFVSAVSNMRSFVPAIYDVTVAIPKSSPQPTMLRIFKGQSSVVHVHLKRHLMKDLPETDDAVAQWCRDIFVAKDALLDKHIAKDTFSDQELQDIGRPIKPLVVVTSWACLLVFGVLKFLQWSSLLSSWKGIAISSSALAIITILMQILIRFTQSERSTPAKVVPAKPKKGDPSETGQDKQH from the exons GCTATCTGCTATGTCCTTATTCGGCCATTGTCGAAAAACACATACAGAACGATCAATAGAGCTTTGGCAGAGTTGTTGTGGCTGGAGCTTGTGTGGGTTTTTGATTGGTGGGCGGGAGTGAAG GTCCAATTATTTACAGATCAGGAGACCTTCTGTTTATTGG GCAAAGAACATGCACTTCTCATATCCAACCACAAAAGTGACATTGATTGGCTTGTTGGATGGGTTTTGGCTCAG CGGGCAGGATGCCTTGGCAGTGCGTTAGCTGTTATGAAGAAATCATCAAAAGTCCTTCCG GTCATAGGCTGGTCCATGTGGTTTTCTGAATACCTCTTTCTGGAAAGAAGTTGGGCCAAAGATGAAAGCACTTTAAAG TTAGGTCTCCAACGGCTAAAAGACTTCCCTCGACCCTTTTGGTTGGCTCTTTTTGTTGAGGGAACACGTTTTACACAGTCAAAGCTTTTAGCAGCTCAGGAATATGCAGCCTCAGCAGGGCTGCCTATTCCTAGGAATACTTTGATTCCTCGTACTAAG GGTTTTGTTTCAGCAGTGAGTAATATGCGCTCATTTGTTCCTGCTATTTATGATGTAACAGTAGCCATCCCCAAAAGTTCCCCTCAACCTACAATGCTCAGGATCTTTAAGGGTCAATCCTCAGTG GTGCATGTACACTTAAAACGGCATTTGATGAAGGATCTACCTGAAACAGATGATGCTGTTGCACAATGGTGTAGGGATATATTTGTTGCGAAG GATGCATTATTGGACAAGCATATAGCGAAGGACACGTTCAGTGACCAAGAATTGCAAGATATTGGCCGACCTATTAAACCTCTTGTG gTTGTTACGTCCTGGGCATGCTTGCTTGTTTTTGGGGTCTTGAAGTTCCTCCAATGGTCTTCACTTTTATCATCATGGAAGGGTATTGCAATATCATCATCTGCACTGGCCATTATTACTATCCTTATGCAGATATTGATACGCTTTACTCAGTCAGAGCGTTCGACCCCTGCCAAGGTTGTCCCAGCAAAGCCCAAGAAAGGAGACCCATCAGAAACAGGACAAGACAAACAACACTAA